From the Gallaecimonas kandeliae genome, one window contains:
- the acnB gene encoding bifunctional aconitate hydratase 2/2-methylisocitrate dehydratase, producing MLEAYRKHVEERAAQGVVPKPLSAEQVSQLVDLLKNPPAGEEAFLLDLLENRIPPGVDEAAYVKAGFLAAVAKGEAQSPIVSKEKAVELLGTMQGGYNIAPLVELLDDSALAAIAGKALSHTLLMFDAFHDVVEKMKAGNAVAKQVVESWAEAEWFKARNGVADKITVTVFKVPGETNTDDLSPAQDAWSRPDIPLHALAMLKMARPGIDPDKDGEIGPITTIDKLKEQGFPLAYVGDVVGTGSSRKSATNSVLWFMGDDIPFVPNKRAGGVCLGGKIAPIFFNTMEDAGALPIEVDVSKLNMGDVIDIFPYEGKIKRHGTDEVLAEFGLKTDVLLDEVRAGGRIPLIIGRGLTDKAREALGLGHSAEFRRPAAVADSSKGYTLAQKMVGKACGVKGVRPGQYCEPKMTTVGSQDTTGPMTRDELKDLACLGFSADLTMQSFCHTAAYPKPVDVETHHTLPDFIMNRGGVSLRPGDGVIHSWLNRMLLPDTVGTGGDSHTRFPIGISFPAGSGLVAFAAATGVMPLDMPESVLVRFKGEMQPGITLRDLVHAIPYVAIQKGLLTVEKQGKKNVFSGRVLEIEGLPTLKVEQAFELADATAERSAAGCTIKLDKEPIIEYLQSNIVMLKWMISEGYGDRRTIERRISAMEDWIASPDLMEADKDAEYAEIIEIDLNEIKEPILCAPNDPDDARLLSTVTGDAIDEVFIGSCMTNIGHFRAAGKLLEKFNGQLKTRLWVAPPTKMDRDQLTEEGYYSIFGRSGARIEIPGCSLCMGNQARVGDNTTVVSTSTRNFPNRLGKGANVYLASAELAAVAAILGKLPTPAEYLEYARELDATAADTYRYLNFDQLPQYTKKAEEVIVQTAV from the coding sequence GTGCTAGAAGCCTATCGCAAGCATGTTGAAGAACGCGCCGCCCAAGGCGTGGTGCCCAAGCCCCTTTCCGCCGAGCAAGTTTCCCAACTGGTTGATTTGCTGAAGAATCCTCCCGCAGGCGAAGAAGCCTTCCTGCTGGACCTGCTGGAAAACCGCATTCCCCCGGGTGTAGACGAAGCCGCCTACGTCAAAGCCGGTTTCCTGGCCGCCGTGGCCAAGGGCGAAGCCCAATCCCCCATCGTTTCCAAGGAAAAGGCCGTTGAGCTGCTGGGCACCATGCAAGGCGGCTACAACATAGCTCCCCTGGTCGAACTGCTGGACGACAGCGCCCTGGCCGCCATCGCCGGCAAGGCCCTGTCCCACACCCTGCTGATGTTCGACGCCTTCCACGACGTGGTCGAGAAGATGAAGGCCGGCAATGCCGTCGCCAAACAGGTCGTTGAATCCTGGGCCGAGGCCGAGTGGTTCAAGGCGCGCAACGGCGTCGCCGACAAGATCACCGTCACCGTCTTCAAGGTGCCTGGCGAAACCAACACCGACGATCTGTCCCCGGCCCAGGACGCCTGGTCCCGCCCGGACATCCCGCTGCACGCCCTGGCCATGCTGAAGATGGCCCGTCCCGGCATCGACCCGGACAAAGACGGCGAAATCGGCCCCATCACCACCATCGACAAGCTCAAGGAGCAGGGCTTCCCCCTGGCCTACGTGGGCGACGTCGTGGGCACCGGCTCCAGCCGTAAGTCCGCCACCAACTCCGTGCTCTGGTTCATGGGCGACGACATCCCCTTTGTCCCCAACAAGCGCGCCGGCGGCGTCTGCCTGGGCGGCAAAATCGCCCCCATCTTCTTCAACACCATGGAAGATGCCGGCGCCCTTCCCATCGAAGTGGACGTGTCCAAGCTGAACATGGGCGATGTCATCGACATCTTCCCCTATGAAGGCAAGATCAAGCGCCACGGCACCGACGAAGTGCTGGCCGAGTTCGGCCTCAAGACCGACGTGCTGCTGGACGAAGTCCGCGCCGGCGGCCGTATCCCGCTGATCATCGGCCGCGGCCTGACCGACAAGGCCCGTGAGGCCCTGGGCCTGGGTCACTCCGCCGAGTTCCGCCGCCCCGCCGCCGTTGCCGATTCTTCCAAGGGTTACACGTTGGCCCAGAAGATGGTCGGCAAGGCCTGTGGCGTCAAAGGTGTGCGTCCCGGTCAGTACTGCGAGCCCAAGATGACCACCGTCGGCTCCCAGGACACCACTGGCCCCATGACCCGTGACGAACTGAAAGACCTGGCCTGCCTGGGCTTTTCCGCCGATCTGACCATGCAGTCCTTCTGCCACACCGCCGCTTATCCCAAGCCGGTTGACGTCGAGACCCACCACACCCTGCCCGACTTCATCATGAACCGTGGTGGCGTGTCCCTGCGCCCCGGCGACGGTGTTATCCACTCCTGGCTGAACCGCATGCTGCTGCCCGACACTGTCGGCACCGGCGGTGACTCCCACACCCGCTTCCCCATCGGCATCTCCTTCCCGGCCGGCTCCGGCCTGGTGGCCTTCGCCGCCGCTACCGGCGTCATGCCCCTGGACATGCCCGAGTCCGTACTGGTTCGCTTCAAGGGCGAAATGCAGCCCGGCATCACCTTGCGTGATCTGGTCCATGCCATCCCCTATGTCGCCATCCAGAAGGGCCTGCTGACCGTCGAGAAGCAGGGCAAGAAGAACGTCTTCTCCGGCCGCGTCCTGGAGATCGAAGGCCTGCCGACCCTGAAGGTAGAGCAAGCGTTCGAACTGGCCGATGCCACCGCCGAGCGTTCCGCTGCCGGCTGTACCATCAAGCTGGATAAAGAGCCGATCATCGAGTACCTGCAGTCCAACATCGTGATGCTGAAGTGGATGATCAGCGAAGGCTACGGCGACCGCCGCACCATCGAGCGCCGCATCAGCGCCATGGAAGACTGGATCGCGAGCCCCGACCTGATGGAAGCCGACAAGGACGCCGAGTACGCCGAGATCATCGAGATCGATCTGAACGAGATCAAAGAGCCGATCCTCTGCGCCCCGAACGACCCCGACGATGCCCGCCTGCTGTCCACCGTGACCGGCGACGCCATCGACGAAGTCTTCATCGGTTCCTGCATGACCAACATCGGCCACTTCCGTGCCGCCGGTAAGCTGCTCGAGAAGTTCAACGGCCAGCTCAAGACCCGCCTCTGGGTGGCGCCACCCACCAAGATGGACCGCGACCAGCTGACCGAAGAAGGCTACTACAGCATCTTCGGCCGCTCCGGTGCCCGCATCGAGATCCCCGGCTGCTCCCTGTGCATGGGTAACCAGGCGCGTGTAGGCGACAACACCACAGTGGTGTCCACCTCCACCCGTAACTTCCCCAACCGTCTGGGTAAGGGCGCCAACGTCTACCTGGCTTCCGCCGAGCTGGCTGCCGTGGCCGCCATCCTGGGTAAACTGCCGACCCCGGCCGAGTACCTGGAATACGCCCGCGAGCTGGACGCCACCGCCGCCGACACCTACCGCTACCTGAACTTCGACCAGCTGCCTCAGTACACCAAGAAGGCAGAAGAGGTCATAGTTCAGACCGCCGTCTAA
- a CDS encoding YacL family protein produces MEYQFRLDPFTGRHQIRMEYGFEALGRFIEDELGRDGTKLKALISQLQGGSCHFEGREWGLHSEEGELLVQHHSLGLDAGEWDPDLDLDDSSLEARCGLEDGLKLLAAWLDFVAPA; encoded by the coding sequence ATGGAATACCAGTTCAGACTCGACCCCTTCACAGGCCGTCATCAGATCCGTATGGAATACGGCTTCGAGGCCCTTGGCCGCTTTATCGAGGATGAGCTGGGCCGGGACGGCACCAAACTGAAGGCCCTCATCAGCCAGCTGCAAGGGGGCTCTTGCCACTTTGAAGGCCGCGAATGGGGCCTGCATAGCGAAGAGGGCGAGCTGCTGGTGCAACACCACAGCCTGGGTCTGGATGCGGGTGAATGGGACCCGGATCTGGACCTCGACGACAGCAGCCTGGAAGCCCGCTGCGGCCTGGAGGATGGCCTCAAGTTGTTGGCCGCCTGGCTGGACTTCGTTGCACCAGCTTAG
- a CDS encoding P-II family nitrogen regulator: MKKVTAIIKPFKLDDVREALTEAGVHGLTVCEVRGFGRQRGHTELYRGAEYRIDFLPKVQLDILVTASQVDLVIDAILKAAQTGKVGDGKIWVQDLETVVRIRTEERDEDAI, from the coding sequence ATGAAAAAAGTCACCGCCATCATCAAGCCCTTCAAGCTCGATGATGTTCGTGAAGCCCTGACCGAAGCCGGGGTACACGGACTCACCGTCTGCGAAGTGCGCGGCTTCGGCCGTCAGCGCGGCCACACCGAACTCTATCGTGGGGCCGAATACCGTATCGATTTCCTACCCAAGGTGCAGCTGGACATCCTGGTCACTGCCAGCCAGGTGGACCTGGTGATCGACGCCATCCTCAAGGCCGCCCAGACCGGCAAGGTCGGCGACGGCAAGATCTGGGTCCAGGACCTGGAGACCGTGGTCCGCATCCGTACCGAAGAGCGTGACGAAGACGCCATCTGA
- a CDS encoding ammonium transporter, protein MDQPSVQIAYALDTFYLLVSGAFVMWMAAGFAMLEAGLVRAKNTTEILTKNMVLYAVACVMYMLCGYNIMYPAEAVNSIWPGIHFLLGSGDHSVESVLAGGDGAPVYSAMADFFFQVVFVATAMSVVSGAVAERMKLWVFLGFAVVLTAFIYPIEGYWKWGHGFLDKLGFLDFAGSGIVHLTGASAALAGVLLLGPRKGKYGKNGEINAFPGSNLPLATLGMFILWLGWFGFNGGSELKISNIGEANNVAKVFVNTNMAAAGGLIAALITAKWLFGKADLTMAVNGALAGLVAITAEPLAPSPLWATLVGVIGGVLVVFSVVGLDKLRIDDPVGAISVHGVAGIWGLMAVPFANGGSSFGVQAIGVASIFGWVFGTSFVVWFLLKKVVGLRVSEEEEYEGVDMAECGMEAYPEFKVSK, encoded by the coding sequence ATGGATCAACCATCAGTACAAATTGCCTATGCCCTCGACACCTTCTACCTGCTGGTGTCGGGTGCTTTCGTCATGTGGATGGCGGCCGGTTTCGCCATGCTGGAAGCGGGCCTGGTGCGGGCCAAGAACACCACAGAGATACTGACCAAGAACATGGTGCTCTACGCCGTGGCCTGCGTCATGTACATGCTCTGTGGCTACAACATCATGTACCCGGCCGAAGCCGTGAACAGCATCTGGCCCGGTATCCACTTCCTGCTGGGTAGTGGCGACCACAGCGTGGAAAGCGTGCTGGCCGGTGGCGACGGTGCCCCCGTCTATTCCGCCATGGCCGACTTCTTCTTCCAGGTGGTGTTCGTGGCCACCGCCATGTCGGTGGTGTCCGGCGCCGTGGCCGAACGCATGAAGCTCTGGGTCTTCCTGGGCTTTGCCGTGGTGCTGACCGCCTTCATCTACCCCATAGAGGGTTACTGGAAATGGGGCCACGGCTTCTTGGACAAGCTGGGCTTCCTGGACTTTGCCGGCTCCGGCATAGTGCACCTCACCGGTGCCTCCGCCGCCCTGGCCGGGGTGCTGCTGCTGGGCCCCCGCAAAGGCAAGTACGGCAAGAACGGCGAGATCAACGCTTTCCCCGGCTCCAATCTGCCCCTGGCCACCCTCGGCATGTTCATCCTCTGGCTGGGCTGGTTCGGCTTCAACGGCGGCTCAGAACTGAAGATCTCCAACATCGGTGAGGCCAACAACGTGGCCAAGGTCTTCGTCAACACCAACATGGCTGCGGCCGGTGGCCTGATCGCCGCCCTCATCACCGCCAAGTGGCTGTTCGGCAAGGCCGACCTGACCATGGCCGTGAACGGCGCCCTGGCCGGCCTGGTGGCCATCACCGCCGAGCCCCTGGCCCCCAGCCCGCTCTGGGCCACCCTGGTCGGCGTCATCGGCGGCGTGCTGGTGGTGTTCTCTGTGGTGGGCCTCGACAAGCTGCGCATAGACGATCCTGTCGGTGCCATCTCTGTCCACGGCGTCGCCGGCATCTGGGGCCTGATGGCCGTGCCTTTTGCCAACGGCGGCAGCAGCTTCGGCGTCCAGGCCATAGGGGTGGCCAGCATTTTCGGCTGGGTCTTCGGTACTTCCTTTGTCGTCTGGTTCTTGCTCAAGAAAGTGGTTGGGCTGCGGGTATCCGAAGAGGAAGAGTACGAAGGGGTGGACATGGCCGAGTGCGGCATGGAAGCCTACCCGGAATTCAAGGTCAGCAAATAA
- the argR gene encoding transcriptional regulator ArgR, producing the protein MTQSNQEALIKSFKQLLKEERCGSQSEIVTALQGQGFENISQSKVSRMLTKFGAVRTRNARQEMVYCLPAELGVPTASSQLKHLVVDVDHNESMIVIKTSPGSAQLIARLLDSFTKADGIMGTIAGDDTILVIPTRLSHIRDTLKMINDLFR; encoded by the coding sequence ATGACCCAAAGCAATCAAGAAGCCCTGATAAAATCCTTCAAGCAGCTCCTCAAGGAAGAACGTTGCGGTTCCCAGAGCGAGATTGTGACCGCCCTGCAGGGCCAGGGATTTGAAAACATAAGCCAGTCCAAGGTCTCGCGGATGCTCACCAAGTTCGGTGCCGTCCGTACCCGCAACGCCCGCCAAGAGATGGTCTACTGCCTGCCTGCGGAACTGGGGGTACCCACCGCCAGCAGCCAGCTCAAGCACCTGGTGGTGGACGTGGACCACAACGAGTCGATGATCGTCATCAAGACCAGCCCCGGCTCGGCCCAGCTGATCGCCCGGCTGCTGGACTCCTTTACCAAGGCCGACGGCATCATGGGCACCATAGCGGGGGACGATACCATACTGGTGATCCCCACCCGCCTCAGCCACATCCGCGACACATTGAAGATGATCAACGATCTCTTCCGCTGA
- a CDS encoding transporter substrate-binding domain-containing protein, which produces MFGTEATYPPFEYRDDAGQLVGVDVDIAHAICEELQRPCIIIEHPFDSLLDELEGGDLDAVIAALDISSHYDNDIRFSDPYYRNAAVYVTLKSSTDRVAHSGYIGVQNGSSHQQYLIDQRQWQLTSYDELNGALNELRQGRISAIFVDSAVANAWLSDPNNSDLRLMGSPVRDLRYFGRGMGIALAKGRSQDALLESINKALEGLRQRNQLDHILAHYLKVH; this is translated from the coding sequence GTGTTCGGCACCGAAGCCACCTATCCCCCCTTCGAATACCGCGACGACGCCGGCCAGCTGGTGGGGGTCGACGTGGATATCGCCCATGCCATCTGTGAAGAGTTGCAGCGGCCCTGCATCATCATCGAGCACCCCTTCGACAGCCTGCTGGACGAGTTGGAAGGTGGGGACCTGGACGCCGTCATAGCGGCCTTGGACATTTCTTCACACTATGACAACGACATCCGTTTCTCCGACCCTTACTACCGCAACGCCGCCGTCTACGTGACCCTCAAGAGCTCCACGGACCGTGTCGCCCACTCCGGCTACATAGGGGTGCAGAACGGCTCCAGCCACCAGCAGTACCTCATCGACCAACGCCAGTGGCAGCTCACCAGCTACGACGAGCTGAACGGCGCCCTTAACGAACTGCGCCAGGGCCGGATCAGCGCCATCTTCGTGGACTCGGCCGTGGCCAACGCCTGGCTGTCCGACCCCAACAACAGCGACCTGCGCCTGATGGGCAGCCCGGTGCGCGACCTTCGCTACTTCGGCCGCGGCATGGGCATAGCCTTGGCCAAGGGGCGCAGCCAGGACGCCCTGTTGGAGAGCATCAACAAGGCCCTCGAAGGACTGCGCCAGCGCAACCAGCTTGACCACATCCTCGCCCACTACCTGAAAGTCCACTGA
- the mdh gene encoding malate dehydrogenase encodes MKVAVLGAAGGIGQALSLLLKTQLPAGSELALYDVAPVVPGVAVDLSHIPTAVKVAGFGQDKLAEALTGADVVLIPAGVPRKPGMDRSDLFNVNAGIVRALVEAIADNCPKALIGIITNPVNTTVAIAAEVLKAKGVYDKARLFGVTTLDVIRAETFIGEAMGKNPADVQINVIGGHSGVTILPLLSQVEGLKLSDDEIAAMTKRIQNAGTEVVEAKAGGGSATLSMGQAAARFGLSLIRGLNGEANVIECAYVDGGSEHARFFAQPIRLGKNGVEEVLGYGEISAFEQAALDGMLPTLKGDIALGEEFVNGK; translated from the coding sequence ATGAAAGTTGCCGTTCTTGGCGCCGCCGGTGGTATCGGTCAGGCTCTGTCTCTGCTGCTTAAAACCCAGCTGCCCGCCGGTTCCGAACTGGCCCTCTATGACGTTGCCCCGGTTGTTCCCGGTGTTGCCGTTGATCTGAGCCACATCCCCACCGCCGTCAAGGTAGCTGGTTTCGGTCAAGACAAGCTGGCCGAAGCCCTGACCGGTGCCGACGTTGTGTTGATCCCCGCCGGCGTGCCCCGCAAGCCCGGCATGGACCGTTCCGACCTCTTCAACGTCAACGCCGGCATAGTGCGCGCCCTGGTGGAAGCCATCGCCGACAACTGCCCCAAGGCGCTGATCGGTATCATCACCAACCCCGTCAACACCACTGTGGCCATCGCCGCAGAAGTGCTGAAGGCCAAAGGCGTTTACGACAAGGCCCGCCTGTTCGGCGTGACCACCCTGGACGTGATCCGCGCCGAGACCTTCATCGGTGAAGCCATGGGCAAAAACCCCGCCGACGTACAGATCAACGTCATCGGCGGCCACTCCGGCGTGACCATTCTGCCGCTGCTGTCCCAGGTCGAAGGCCTGAAGCTGTCTGACGACGAAATCGCCGCCATGACCAAGCGTATCCAGAACGCCGGCACCGAAGTGGTTGAAGCCAAGGCCGGTGGCGGCTCCGCCACCCTGTCCATGGGCCAGGCTGCCGCCCGTTTCGGCCTGTCCCTGATCCGTGGCCTGAACGGCGAAGCCAACGTCATCGAGTGCGCCTACGTTGACGGCGGCTCCGAGCACGCCCGCTTCTTCGCCCAACCTATCCGCCTGGGCAAGAACGGCGTCGAAGAAGTGCTGGGCTACGGCGAGATCTCTGCCTTCGAGCAGGCCGCCCTGGACGGCATGCTGCCCACCCTGAAGGGCGACATCGCCCTGGGTGAGGAGTTCGTGAACGGCAAATAA
- a CDS encoding VOC family protein → MLNPGIVMLYVADPIGSSRFYQQLLGRQPVEQSETFALFVWESGLKLGLWRQDQVAPVVTAPQGSGELGIPLDSRHEVDNLYQDWTNLGLEILQTPEAMDFGYTLVAADPDGNRIRAYHLEA, encoded by the coding sequence ATGCTCAACCCCGGTATCGTCATGCTCTACGTCGCCGATCCCATAGGCTCATCCCGCTTCTACCAGCAACTGCTGGGCAGGCAACCCGTAGAACAGTCGGAGACCTTTGCCCTCTTCGTCTGGGAGTCAGGGCTCAAGCTCGGCCTCTGGCGCCAGGACCAGGTGGCTCCGGTCGTCACGGCGCCCCAGGGCAGCGGCGAACTCGGCATCCCCCTGGACTCTCGTCACGAGGTGGACAATCTCTACCAGGACTGGACCAACCTGGGCCTGGAGATACTGCAGACACCGGAGGCTATGGATTTTGGCTACACCCTGGTGGCGGCCGACCCCGACGGCAACCGCATCCGCGCCTACCACTTGGAAGCGTGA
- a CDS encoding helix-turn-helix transcriptional regulator, which yields MSRAERLLQLMQQLRLHRFPVSGQALATTLGISLRTLYRDIASLQAQGADIRGEAGLGYVLKPGYQLPPLMLAEEEIEALMLGTRWVARHGDNDLAEAARHLTAKIEAVLPQKLQDYLAGAPLLVAAPRAPLPCQVDVAQIREAIRRERKLRIRYQDQQGQESQRLIWPIAIGFFEQVRIVAAWCESRQAFRHFRTDRLLAIELLAEPYPGRRQLMHQWRQVHGQPPQGY from the coding sequence ATGTCCAGAGCCGAACGCCTCCTGCAGCTGATGCAGCAGCTGCGCCTGCACCGTTTCCCCGTCAGCGGCCAGGCCCTGGCCACCACCCTTGGCATCAGCCTGCGCACCCTCTACCGCGATATCGCCAGCCTCCAGGCCCAGGGCGCCGACATCCGGGGTGAAGCCGGCCTTGGCTATGTGCTCAAGCCAGGCTACCAGTTGCCGCCCCTGATGCTGGCCGAAGAGGAGATAGAGGCCCTGATGCTGGGCACCCGCTGGGTAGCCCGCCATGGCGACAACGACCTGGCCGAAGCCGCCCGCCACCTCACCGCCAAGATAGAGGCGGTGTTGCCCCAGAAGCTCCAGGACTACCTGGCCGGCGCCCCCTTGCTGGTGGCGGCCCCAAGGGCTCCTCTGCCCTGCCAGGTGGACGTGGCCCAGATCCGCGAAGCCATACGCCGGGAGCGCAAACTGCGGATCCGCTACCAGGACCAGCAGGGCCAGGAGAGCCAACGGCTGATCTGGCCCATCGCCATCGGCTTTTTCGAGCAGGTCAGGATAGTCGCCGCCTGGTGCGAGAGCCGCCAGGCCTTCCGCCATTTCCGCACCGACCGGTTGCTGGCCATAGAACTCCTGGCAGAGCCCTACCCCGGCCGCCGCCAGCTGATGCACCAGTGGCGCCAGGTCCATGGACAGCCCCCACAAGGCTACTGA
- the ispB gene encoding octaprenyl diphosphate synthase, translating to MDLAQIRQLCATDMDSVNETIQQQLASDVALINQLGFYIISAGGKRLRPMLTVLAARALGYEGDKHVRLATLVEFIHTSTLLHDDVVDESTLRRGRETANALFGNQASVLVGDFLYSRAFQLMVDLDSMKVMRVLADATNVIAEGEVMQLMNCNDPDTTEERYFKVIYCKTAKLFEAATGLSATIAGRPELEKAMTDYGMYLGTAFQLIDDLLDYEADAEELGKNLGDDLAEGKPTLPLLHAMHNGNPEEAALIRQAIEQGDGRDKLETVLATMHRLGSLDYTYQRALEEADKAIAALAEVPDSPYKEALIGLAHVAVERKS from the coding sequence ATGGATCTCGCCCAAATACGCCAACTCTGCGCCACTGACATGGACTCGGTCAACGAGACCATCCAGCAGCAGCTCGCTTCCGACGTGGCCCTCATCAACCAGCTCGGCTTCTATATCATCAGCGCCGGCGGCAAGCGGCTGCGCCCCATGCTGACGGTGCTGGCAGCCCGCGCCCTGGGCTATGAGGGCGACAAGCATGTACGCCTGGCCACCCTGGTGGAGTTCATCCACACCTCCACCCTGCTGCACGACGACGTGGTGGACGAGTCCACCCTGCGCCGCGGCCGTGAAACCGCCAATGCCCTGTTCGGCAACCAGGCGTCGGTGCTGGTGGGGGACTTCCTCTACAGCCGCGCCTTCCAGTTGATGGTGGATCTGGACTCCATGAAGGTGATGCGGGTGCTGGCGGACGCCACCAACGTCATCGCCGAAGGGGAAGTGATGCAGCTGATGAACTGCAACGACCCCGACACCACCGAAGAACGCTACTTCAAGGTCATCTACTGCAAGACCGCCAAGCTCTTCGAGGCAGCCACAGGTCTGTCCGCCACCATCGCCGGCCGGCCAGAGCTGGAAAAGGCCATGACCGACTACGGCATGTACCTGGGCACCGCCTTCCAGCTCATCGACGATCTCCTCGATTACGAGGCGGACGCCGAGGAACTGGGCAAGAACCTCGGGGACGATCTCGCCGAAGGCAAGCCCACCCTGCCGCTGCTGCACGCCATGCATAACGGCAACCCGGAAGAAGCGGCCCTGATCCGCCAAGCCATAGAGCAAGGGGACGGCCGCGACAAGCTGGAGACGGTGCTGGCCACCATGCATCGCCTGGGCTCCCTGGACTACACCTACCAGCGCGCCCTGGAAGAGGCCGACAAGGCCATAGCGGCCCTGGCCGAAGTGCCGGACAGCCCCTACAAGGAAGCCCTGATCGGCCTGGCCCACGTGGCGGTCGAGCGCAAGAGCTAA
- the rplU gene encoding 50S ribosomal protein L21 — protein MYAVILSGGKQHRVAEGEVVRLEKLDLEAGAVVEFDKVLMVATGDDVKVGAPYVDGGKVVAEVVAHGRGDKVKIVKFRRRKHHRKQMGHRQWFTEVKITGISA, from the coding sequence ATGTACGCGGTTATCCTAAGTGGCGGTAAGCAACACCGTGTAGCTGAAGGCGAAGTCGTTCGTCTGGAGAAGCTGGATCTGGAAGCCGGTGCCGTTGTCGAGTTCGACAAGGTGCTGATGGTCGCCACTGGCGACGACGTCAAAGTAGGTGCCCCCTACGTTGACGGCGGCAAAGTTGTTGCTGAGGTAGTTGCTCACGGCCGTGGCGACAAGGTGAAGATCGTCAAGTTCCGTCGCCGTAAGCACCATCGTAAGCAGATGGGCCACCGTCAGTGGTTCACCGAAGTCAAAATCACTGGCATCAGCGCCTGA
- the rpmA gene encoding 50S ribosomal protein L27: protein MAHKKAAGSTRNGRDSESKRLGVKRYGGESVLAGNIIVRQRGTKFHAGDNVGIGKDHTLFATAEGKVKFEVKGPKNRKYVSIITE from the coding sequence ATGGCACACAAAAAGGCAGCCGGTTCTACTCGTAACGGCCGTGATTCCGAAAGCAAACGCCTGGGTGTAAAGCGCTACGGTGGTGAGTCTGTCCTGGCTGGCAACATCATCGTCCGTCAACGCGGCACCAAATTCCACGCTGGTGACAACGTGGGCATCGGTAAGGACCACACCCTGTTCGCCACTGCCGAAGGCAAGGTGAAGTTCGAGGTGAAAGGCCCGAAAAACCGCAAGTACGTCAGCATCATCACTGAGTAA
- the cgtA gene encoding Obg family GTPase CgtA: protein MKFVDEALVRVEAGDGGNGVVGFRREKFIPNGGPDGGDGGDGGDVYIEADENLNTLIDYRFERFYKAERGENGGAKNCTGKRGQDLVLRVPVGTRASDDDTGELVGEVTKHGQRLMVAKGGFHGLGNTRFKSSVNRAPRQRTLGTKGEVRNLMLELLLLADVGLLGLPNAGKSSFIRAVSKAKPKVADYPFTTLVPNLGVVNPFPGKSFVIADIPGLIEGAAEGAGLGFQFLRHLERCRILLHVIDVNPFDGSDPVENALVIIDELDKYSPKVAAKPRWLVFNKCDLLEEDELQERIEEIMEALDFEGPHFQICAVLGEGTEEVARELMTFIDSLPPEEEKAEDKVNVDFKWDDYHLKAVAEHESDDDDLDDDDWDDDDYDVEVIYER, encoded by the coding sequence ATGAAGTTCGTAGATGAAGCCTTGGTCCGCGTCGAAGCGGGGGACGGCGGCAACGGTGTCGTCGGTTTTCGTCGTGAGAAGTTTATCCCCAATGGCGGCCCTGACGGTGGTGACGGCGGCGACGGCGGCGATGTCTACATAGAGGCGGACGAAAACCTCAATACCTTGATCGACTACCGTTTCGAGCGCTTCTACAAGGCCGAGCGTGGTGAGAACGGCGGTGCCAAGAACTGTACCGGTAAGCGTGGCCAGGATCTGGTGCTGCGCGTGCCTGTGGGTACCCGCGCCAGCGATGACGACACCGGCGAACTGGTGGGTGAAGTCACCAAGCACGGCCAGCGCCTGATGGTGGCCAAAGGTGGATTCCACGGCCTTGGCAACACCCGCTTCAAGTCCTCGGTCAACAGGGCACCGCGCCAGCGTACCCTGGGTACCAAGGGTGAAGTACGCAACCTGATGCTGGAACTGTTGCTGCTGGCGGACGTGGGCCTGTTGGGCCTGCCCAATGCCGGTAAATCCAGCTTCATCCGCGCCGTGTCCAAGGCCAAGCCCAAGGTTGCCGACTACCCCTTCACCACCCTGGTTCCCAACCTGGGCGTGGTCAACCCCTTCCCGGGCAAGAGCTTCGTCATTGCCGACATCCCCGGCCTCATCGAAGGAGCGGCGGAAGGAGCCGGCCTCGGCTTCCAGTTCCTGCGCCACCTGGAACGCTGCCGTATCCTGCTGCACGTCATAGACGTCAACCCCTTCGACGGCTCGGATCCGGTCGAGAACGCCCTGGTGATCATCGACGAGTTGGACAAGTACTCGCCCAAGGTGGCGGCCAAGCCCCGCTGGCTGGTGTTCAACAAGTGCGACCTGCTGGAAGAGGATGAACTGCAAGAGCGTATCGAGGAGATCATGGAGGCCCTGGATTTTGAAGGCCCCCACTTCCAGATCTGCGCCGTGCTGGGCGAGGGTACCGAAGAGGTCGCCCGCGAGCTGATGACCTTCATCGACAGCCTGCCGCCGGAAGAAGAGAAGGCCGAAGACAAGGTCAATGTCGACTTCAAGTGGGACGACTACCACCTGAAGGCGGTCGCCGAGCATGAGTCCGATGACGATGACCTGGACGACGATGATTGGGATGACGACGACTACGATGTCGAAGTGATCTACGAGCGTTAA